The Aureispira anguillae genome contains a region encoding:
- a CDS encoding acyl transferase, producing the protein MNRIYQTLKLHINNVNESTFEQVALAVFRYQVQNNRLYQQFINLLGISIQDVKNLQQIPFLPIQFFKYHTIKSQDWSSEVIFTSSGTTLKHPSKHHVRSLDWYKHCAFQTFEAAYGSLQNYAVVALLPSYLERTGSSLVFMAEQFIQRSQHPLSGFFLYNTDELIKVLGHCQKENQPVLLLGVTYALLDLAKKYPQALRQVILMETGGMKGKRAEMTKAAVHQELKTAFQLETIHSEYGMTELLSQAYSKGNGIFQPSRLMRVLIRETTDPLNILPSQKTGGINIIDLANIDTCSFIATDDLGRSFEDGSFSVLGRFDASDLRGCNLLVNEV; encoded by the coding sequence AAATAATCGACTTTATCAACAATTCATAAATTTGTTAGGCATTTCAATTCAAGATGTCAAAAATCTGCAGCAAATACCTTTCCTACCCATACAATTTTTTAAATATCATACGATAAAAAGCCAAGATTGGTCCTCAGAAGTGATTTTTACGAGTAGTGGAACGACTCTCAAACATCCTTCTAAACACCATGTTCGTTCCTTGGATTGGTACAAGCATTGCGCTTTCCAAACTTTTGAAGCTGCTTATGGTAGTCTACAAAACTATGCAGTAGTAGCTTTATTGCCCTCTTACTTAGAACGAACAGGTTCTTCCTTAGTATTTATGGCAGAACAGTTCATTCAACGTTCTCAACATCCATTAAGCGGTTTCTTTTTATATAATACGGATGAATTGATAAAGGTGTTGGGGCATTGCCAAAAAGAAAATCAACCCGTGTTGTTGTTGGGGGTGACTTATGCGTTACTGGATTTAGCTAAAAAATACCCCCAAGCGCTTCGTCAGGTTATTTTGATGGAAACGGGAGGGATGAAAGGAAAACGAGCAGAAATGACCAAAGCTGCCGTGCATCAGGAACTCAAAACGGCTTTTCAATTAGAAACAATTCATTCTGAATATGGAATGACAGAATTGTTATCACAGGCTTATTCTAAAGGAAATGGCATTTTTCAACCCAGTCGTCTGATGCGGGTTTTGATTCGTGAAACAACGGATCCATTGAATATTTTACCCAGTCAAAAAACAGGAGGGATTAATATTATTGATTTGGCAAATATAGATACCTGTAGTTTTATTGCGACCGATGATCTAGGACGCTCCTTTGAAGATGGTAGCTTTTCTGTTTTGGGACGTTTTGATGCCAGTGATTTGAGAGGCTGCAACTTGTTGGTGAATGAAGTGTAG